From one Rhodothermia bacterium genomic stretch:
- a CDS encoding T9SS type A sorting domain-containing protein, producing MNKNLTTLALLVATLITSVNAQQVCTDGSLPSAATWAHSLFVKSLLQTPTYSEAQKQLDQDGTSFEKLPMSAQLAIQEALVKNDPDYHFKPTANGYEAGIASINQSGLSLKSGKDNVQLSLRSFGFSGATQSILSKPFQASTNRLARNFGTMTEWIIHTRKGVQQGFTLLERPQGATLGKALEVVLGINEPTNWTSQISENGRDMVWKGENGSATVSYNGLIAFDATGRTFPAEMQRRGSDLVLSVQESGAVYPLTIDPYVQQVYLKASNTEKDDWFGYSVAISGETIVVAARYESSNATGVNGNQADNSAKNSGAAYVFVRNGTNWTQQAYLKASNTEIEDRFGTSVAISGNTIVVGALEEDSNATGVNGTESNNSATTSGAAYVFVRSGTNWTQQAYLKASNTGGGDAFGVSVAISGDTIVVGANGEDSNATGVNATESNNSASASGAAYVFIRSGSTWTQQAYLKASNTEASDLFGYAVAISGDTIVVGAFGEGSNTTGVNGTQTDNSAKESGAAYVFVRSGTTWTQQAYLKASNTEAGDRFGTSVAISGNTIVIGAYFEGSNTTGVNGTQTDNSAKESGAAYVFVRSGTTWTQQAYLKASNTGVSDWFGYAVAISGDTIVVGAYGEDSNATGVNGTQTDNSALSSGATYTFTRSGSTWAQQDYLKASNTEIADNFGYSVAISEDSIVAGAFQEDSNTTGVNGTQTNNSASSSGATYVFKLNRAPSKAVVQTSATVTIGGTTTASAISNTIDFSWTTSTDADGDALTYKWQLSDKADFSNLLFDLSANANTSVKLTFAQLNDKLKAAFGKSWNNLTLYQRVLTMDGVNSSTIGDAVSAQFVHGLLIANEGESLPTVTALIGNYPNPFNPSTEIEYLLSVAANVKLAVYDMQGREVKMLVNHAQIAGNYRVSFDATGLPSGAYLYLLEVGNFVQTKKMMLVK from the coding sequence ATGAACAAAAACCTGACAACGCTCGCGTTACTCGTGGCGACCCTGATAACGAGTGTAAACGCACAACAAGTTTGCACCGATGGCAGTTTACCATCGGCGGCGACATGGGCACATAGCCTTTTCGTAAAGTCATTACTACAAACGCCTACTTACTCGGAAGCCCAAAAGCAATTAGATCAAGACGGTACTTCTTTCGAGAAACTGCCCATGTCGGCACAGCTTGCCATTCAAGAAGCATTGGTTAAAAACGACCCTGATTACCATTTTAAACCGACAGCAAACGGCTACGAAGCGGGCATTGCGTCCATTAATCAAAGTGGATTGTCGCTTAAATCAGGCAAAGACAACGTACAACTTTCGCTTCGTTCTTTTGGCTTTTCAGGTGCGACCCAAAGTATTCTCTCCAAACCTTTTCAAGCATCTACCAATCGTTTAGCCCGAAATTTCGGAACGATGACGGAGTGGATTATCCACACCCGCAAAGGTGTTCAACAAGGCTTTACTTTGCTTGAACGTCCGCAAGGTGCGACCTTGGGCAAAGCCTTAGAAGTGGTTTTAGGCATTAATGAGCCAACAAACTGGACAAGCCAAATCAGCGAAAATGGACGCGATATGGTGTGGAAGGGAGAAAATGGTAGCGCAACTGTTTCTTACAACGGCTTAATAGCCTTTGACGCTACTGGACGAACTTTTCCTGCCGAAATGCAACGTCGTGGAAGCGATTTGGTGCTATCCGTTCAAGAAAGCGGTGCAGTTTACCCACTTACCATAGACCCTTATGTCCAACAGGTCTACCTCAAAGCAAGCAACACAGAAAAAGATGATTGGTTTGGCTATTCGGTCGCCATTTCAGGGGAGACGATTGTGGTTGCAGCTCGTTATGAAAGTAGCAATGCCACTGGAGTCAATGGCAATCAAGCAGATAATTCTGCCAAAAATTCTGGAGCCGCCTACGTGTTTGTTCGTAATGGAACGAATTGGACGCAACAAGCCTACCTCAAAGCCAGTAATACGGAAATTGAGGATAGGTTTGGCACTTCGGTTGCAATTTCGGGGAATACCATTGTGGTCGGGGCTCTTGAAGAAGATAGCAATGCCACAGGAGTCAATGGCACAGAATCGAATAATAGCGCAACTACTTCTGGGGCAGCCTACGTGTTTGTTCGTAGTGGAACGAATTGGACGCAACAAGCCTATCTCAAAGCCAGTAATACAGGAGGAGGTGATGCCTTTGGCGTTTCGGTTGCCATTTCAGGGGATACCATTGTGGTTGGGGCTAATGGAGAAGATAGCAATGCCACAGGAGTCAATGCCACAGAATCGAATAATAGCGCTTCTGCTTCCGGCGCCGCCTACGTATTTATTCGCAGTGGCAGTACTTGGACACAACAAGCCTATCTCAAAGCCAGTAATACGGAAGCAAGTGATCTCTTTGGCTATGCAGTTGCGATTTCGGGGGATACCATTGTGGTTGGGGCTTTTGGAGAAGGCAGCAATACCACAGGGGTAAATGGCACACAAACCGATAATAGCGCAAAGGAGTCTGGAGCCGCTTACGTGTTTGTTCGTAGTGGAACGACTTGGACGCAACAAGCCTATCTCAAAGCCAGTAATACAGAAGCAGGTGATAGGTTTGGCACTTCGGTTGCAATTTCGGGGAATACCATTGTGATCGGGGCTTATTTTGAAGGCAGCAATACCACAGGGGTAAATGGCACACAAACCGATAATAGCGCAAAGGAGTCTGGAGCCGCTTACGTGTTTGTTCGTAGTGGAACGACTTGGACGCAACAAGCCTATCTTAAAGCCAGTAATACAGGCGTAAGTGATTGGTTTGGCTACGCAGTCGCAATTTCAGGGGATACGATTGTGGTCGGGGCTTATGGAGAAGACAGCAATGCGACAGGGGTAAATGGCACGCAAACCGATAATAGCGCACTTTCTTCAGGGGCAACCTACACGTTTACTCGTAGTGGCAGTACTTGGGCACAACAGGATTACCTCAAAGCAAGTAATACGGAAATAGCGGACAATTTTGGCTATTCGGTTGCGATTTCGGAGGATTCCATTGTGGCTGGGGCTTTTCAAGAAGATAGCAATACCACTGGGGTAAATGGGACGCAAACGAATAATTCTGCTTCCAGTTCTGGCGCAACGTATGTATTTAAGCTCAATCGCGCGCCCTCAAAAGCGGTGGTACAAACATCTGCCACTGTTACCATTGGTGGCACAACGACAGCAAGCGCCATAAGTAATACGATTGATTTTTCGTGGACTACTTCCACCGATGCCGATGGCGATGCACTGACGTATAAATGGCAACTCTCGGATAAAGCCGATTTCTCGAATTTACTCTTCGACCTTTCAGCAAATGCCAATACAAGCGTCAAACTTACTTTTGCCCAACTCAACGACAAACTGAAAGCCGCGTTTGGAAAATCGTGGAATAACCTCACATTGTATCAACGGGTATTGACAATGGACGGTGTAAACTCCTCCACGATTGGGGATGCAGTGAGTGCGCAGTTTGTGCATGGCTTATTGATCGCCAATGAAGGTGAGTCGCTACCAACAGTAACGGCGCTCATCGGTAATTATCCGAATCCATTCAATCCCAGCACAGAAATTGAATATCTACTTTCGGTGGCGGCAAATGTGAAATTGGCAGTGTACGACATGCAAGGACGAGAAGTGAAGATGTTGGTCAATCATGCACAAATAGCAGGCAACTACCGTGTTTCATTTGATGCAACGGGCTTACCGAGTGGCGCGTATCTGTATCTTTTGGAAGTGGGCAATTTCGTCCAAACCAAAAAAATGATGCTCGTCAAATAA
- a CDS encoding T9SS type A sorting domain-containing protein: protein MKKHLLFFSVLAFMYAMPISAQTISYADGSGGCYQPTAQTMNLLSSGGSPTRNAYAGVNVNGGYPTRVSWNAALTRWEIRSDLNVVAPYDYENLDFYNSFASYPNPPVLGTGTWVKVDSFCLALTQFNGTGTQNSLPISLVSATATVEAQTATLKWVTASETNNDRFVIEQQTPQGWKPVGEVKGKGTSIDLSEYSFTVPNLAYGAHVFRIAQYDKNGYVSYGRMMQVFVELTDTFALSEAYPNPFNPQTNFTLAVAQTQVVQINIYDLQGRKVATLHNGSLAGQTTHAFTFQAQDLSSGRYFVRVKGENFVANKSLVLVK, encoded by the coding sequence ATGAAAAAACATTTACTATTTTTCTCGGTACTTGCATTTATGTATGCAATGCCGATTTCTGCGCAAACGATCAGTTATGCAGATGGTTCTGGCGGATGTTATCAGCCAACAGCCCAAACGATGAACTTGTTATCAAGCGGCGGTAGCCCCACTCGAAACGCTTACGCAGGTGTAAACGTAAATGGTGGTTATCCAACACGTGTGTCATGGAATGCAGCTTTAACTCGTTGGGAAATTCGAAGCGACCTTAATGTTGTGGCTCCTTATGACTATGAAAACCTTGACTTTTATAACAGTTTTGCTTCATATCCTAATCCTCCTGTTTTGGGAACAGGAACATGGGTAAAGGTTGATTCTTTCTGTTTGGCACTTACGCAATTCAATGGCACAGGCACACAAAATTCACTTCCCATCTCGCTCGTGTCGGCTACGGCAACCGTAGAAGCCCAAACGGCTACGCTAAAATGGGTAACCGCAAGCGAAACCAACAACGACCGCTTTGTGATTGAACAGCAAACGCCCCAAGGATGGAAGCCAGTTGGCGAGGTGAAAGGCAAAGGTACGTCCATTGACCTGAGCGAGTACTCGTTTACTGTTCCAAATCTGGCGTATGGCGCTCACGTTTTCCGCATTGCGCAATATGATAAAAATGGGTATGTAAGTTATGGTCGGATGATGCAGGTCTTTGTGGAATTAACAGACACTTTTGCGCTTTCGGAAGCGTATCCGAATCCCTTTAATCCTCAAACAAACTTCACCTTGGCCGTGGCACAAACGCAGGTGGTGCAGATCAATATTTATGACCTACAAGGCCGCAAGGTTGCTACGCTGCACAATGGAAGTTTGGCCGGACAAACTACCCATGCCTTCACTTTCCAAGCCCAAGACTTGTCTTCCGGACGTTATTTCGTGCGGGTAAAAGGAGAGAATTTTGTGGCCAATAAGTCGCTTGTACTGGTGAAGTAG